Part of the Pseudomonas baltica genome is shown below.
TCGTTCTCGGCCAGGTGCTGAGCAATGAGCTCGGCGACCATCGGGCAGACTTCGCGAAACACCTTGCGGCCTTCCTGCACGAACAGCTTGTCGATGGCATCGATGCCCTCTTCTGCTGTGCGGTTGAGGAAGCCGAAATTGTTGCGAATGTTGTTGGAGAACTGAGTCAACAGCTTGGTGCTGACGATATCGAACTGATGCGCCGAGGTCGCCAGATCGGCGCGCTCGACCACCACGGCGGTCGCTGCGTCGCCAAAGATGAAATGGCTGTCGCGGTCGCGAAAGTTCAGGTGCCCGGTGCAGATCTCTGGATCAACCACCAGCACCGCCCGCGCCTGGCCCAGTTGCACGCTGTTGGCGGCGGTCTGGATGCCGAAGGTGGCGGAGGAGCATGCGACGTTCATGTCGAAGCCGAAACCCTGAATACCCAGCGCCTGCTGGACTTCGATGGCAACGGCTGGATAGGGGCGCTGCAGATTGGAACAGGCGACGATCACCGCGTCGATATCGGCGGCGGTCTTGCCGGCACGCTGCAAGGCCTGCTCGGCGGCGGCGGTGGCCATTTCACACAGAATCGACGGCTCATCGTTGCTGCGTTCACGCAACCGTGGCTTCATCCGCTGGGGATCGAGAATGCCGGCCTTGTCCATGACGAAGCGGCTCTTGATACCCGAGGCCTTCTCGATGAACGGTGCACTGGATTCGCCGAGGGCGACGACCTCGCCGCGCTCGATGGCGGCGGCGTTGTCGCTGTTGAACTGGTGCACATAGGCGTTGAAGGACTCCACGAGTTCTTCGTTGGAGATGCTGTCGGCCGGGGTGTAGAGCCCGGTACCGCTGATGACGACGTTATGCACGATCGTTCCTCTATGAATGACGCCAATGTTGTTCGTTATTAGTTGCCAAGTGTGCCATATCCGCTTTCGATGCGCGCGCCTGTGCAAAACCGCCCTACAAAACTACACCCACCAGAAAGCGGTAGATGTCGTCCATAAAGCAGGATGTTATTACCGTAAATTTCAAAGTTCGCCGCCCGAGTCGGTCGTCGCTCAACGCTGTTCCCCCAGAAAATACTGAGCGCCGCCCCGATTGACGGCCTATCTGGCGCCCCCTTGAGCGCCGCCAGGGCTGTCAACAGGGAATCACTTCCCCATAGGAAGCACGGCTCCCGGAGCACTTAATAGTCATCCGCCCGGCACACACCGGTATGGAACCCTAGAACCTATTAAG
Proteins encoded:
- a CDS encoding beta-ketoacyl-ACP synthase III, translated to MHNVVISGTGLYTPADSISNEELVESFNAYVHQFNSDNAAAIERGEVVALGESSAPFIEKASGIKSRFVMDKAGILDPQRMKPRLRERSNDEPSILCEMATAAAEQALQRAGKTAADIDAVIVACSNLQRPYPAVAIEVQQALGIQGFGFDMNVACSSATFGIQTAANSVQLGQARAVLVVDPEICTGHLNFRDRDSHFIFGDAATAVVVERADLATSAHQFDIVSTKLLTQFSNNIRNNFGFLNRTAEEGIDAIDKLFVQEGRKVFREVCPMVAELIAQHLAENDIEVSTVRRFWLHQANLSMNHLIVKKLLGRDATLDEAPVILDTYANTSSAGSVIALHTYQDDLQAGALGVLSSFGAGYSIGSVILRKR